A genomic stretch from Balaenoptera musculus isolate JJ_BM4_2016_0621 chromosome 9, mBalMus1.pri.v3, whole genome shotgun sequence includes:
- the TSPAN33 gene encoding tetraspanin-33 isoform X3: MVMVAVGVYARLMKHAEAALACLAVDPAILLIVVGVLMFLLTFCGCIGSLRENICLLQTFSLCLTIVFLLQLAAGVLGFVFSDKARGKVSEIINNAIVHYRDDLDLQNLIDFGQKKFGCCGGISYKDWSLNMYFNCSEDNPSRERCSVPYSCCLPTPNQAVINTMCGQGMQALDYLEASKVIYTNGCIDRLVNWIHSNLFVLGGVALGLAIPQLVGILLSMILVSQIKDQIKLQLYNQQHRADPWY; the protein is encoded by the exons ATGGTGATGGTTGCCGTGGGAGTCTACGCTCGGCTGATGAAGCATGCAG aagcAGCGCTGGCCTGCCTGGCCGTGGACCCTGCCATCCTGCTGATCGTGGTGGGCGTCCTCATGTTCCTGCTCACCTTCTGCGGCTGCATCGGCTCTCTCCGGGAGAACATCTGCCTCCTGCAGACG TTCTCCCTCTGTCTCACCATCGTGTTCCTGCTACAGCTGGCAGCCGGGGTCCTCGGCTTCGTCTTCTCAGACAAG GCACGGGGGAAAGTGAGTGAGATCATCAATAATGCCATTGTGCACTACCGAGATGACTTGGACCTGCAGAACCTCATTGATTTTGGCCAGAAGAAG TTCGGCTGCTGTGGAGGGATTTCCTACAAGGACTGGTCCCTGAACATGTATTTCAACTGTTCGGAAGACAACCCCAGCCGTGAGCGCTGCTCTGTGCCTTACTCCTGTTGCTTGCCTACCCCCAACCAG GCAGTGATCAACACCATGTGTGGCCAAGGTATGCAGGCCCTTGACTACTTGGAAGCTAGTAAAGTCATCTACACCAATGGCTGTATTGACAGACTGGTCAACTGGATACACAGCAACCTCTTCGTACTTGGTGGTGTGGCACTGGGCCTGGCCATCCCCCAG CTGGTGGGAATCCTGCTGTCCATGATCCTCGTGAGTCAGATCAAAGATCAGATCAAACTACAGCTCTACAACCAGCAGCACCGGGCTGACCCATGGTACTGA